One window of Chloroflexus aggregans DSM 9485 genomic DNA carries:
- a CDS encoding adenosine diphosphatase, whose product MELHLVPIKKPAELNIILGQSHFIKTVEDLHEALVNAVPGIRFGLAFCEASGERLVRWSGTDEALIALARENALAIGAGHSFLIVLGNGFYPVNVLNAIKQVPEVCRIFCATANPVEVVIAESSQGRGILGVIDGSPPLGVEDEAGIAWRKEFLRRIGYKL is encoded by the coding sequence ATGGAACTACATCTCGTACCAATCAAGAAACCGGCAGAGCTGAACATTATCCTCGGCCAGAGCCATTTCATCAAGACGGTCGAAGATCTGCACGAGGCATTGGTCAACGCCGTACCGGGGATTCGGTTCGGCCTCGCCTTCTGCGAAGCATCGGGCGAACGGCTGGTGCGTTGGAGCGGCACCGACGAGGCGTTGATCGCGCTGGCGCGCGAGAATGCGCTGGCGATCGGCGCTGGGCACAGCTTTCTCATCGTGCTCGGCAATGGGTTCTATCCGGTCAATGTGTTGAACGCGATCAAACAGGTACCGGAGGTCTGCCGCATCTTTTGCGCCACCGCCAACCCGGTCGAGGTGGTGATCGCCGAGAGCAGCCAAGGGCGGGGCATCCTCGGCGTGATCGACGGTTCGCCACCGCTGGGTGTTGAGGATGAGGCGGGTATCGCGTGGCGGAAAGAGTTCTTGCGCCGGATTGGGTATAAGTTGTAG
- a CDS encoding GNAT family N-acetyltransferase, which produces MTTTITIITANEWPTVLAVFDRCNQSDGIVLPVWLDADPPPTLAAARIGETVVGGAVMYGYFAIEAVIAVDPAWRRRGIGRQLVTQIARWANARNGSWQMIADEAGPAVAPFATALQLRRVLVETLLELDPAQLPPLPPLPATWQTRLAEPGDANAITAIIADAFGDPAAEVAAFVTDRIANPVHRFVIGEVAGTSVAVLRLLRSEQGIMITTFGVRRALQGQGYGRLLLLTTLHHLYEAGYQRIQIEVEERNTPAYRLYRSCGFIPTRWYGVYERAE; this is translated from the coding sequence ATGACCACTACCATCACCATCATCACTGCCAATGAATGGCCCACCGTCCTTGCCGTGTTTGACCGTTGCAACCAGAGTGACGGCATTGTCTTACCGGTGTGGCTCGATGCCGATCCACCGCCGACTTTGGCCGCAGCGCGGATCGGGGAGACGGTGGTTGGCGGCGCAGTTATGTACGGCTACTTCGCTATCGAGGCGGTCATCGCAGTCGATCCGGCATGGCGTCGGCGCGGTATCGGTCGCCAACTGGTTACACAAATTGCGCGCTGGGCTAATGCACGTAACGGGAGTTGGCAGATGATCGCCGATGAAGCCGGGCCGGCGGTTGCACCGTTTGCCACTGCGTTACAGTTGCGCCGGGTGCTGGTCGAAACCTTACTCGAACTCGACCCCGCTCAGCTTCCGCCATTGCCGCCACTGCCTGCGACGTGGCAGACTCGTCTCGCCGAACCCGGTGATGCCAATGCGATCACTGCGATCATCGCCGATGCCTTCGGTGACCCCGCTGCAGAGGTAGCAGCGTTTGTCACCGACCGCATCGCTAATCCGGTGCATCGCTTTGTCATCGGCGAAGTCGCCGGGACATCGGTAGCAGTGCTGCGTCTGCTGCGGAGCGAGCAGGGGATTATGATCACCACTTTTGGCGTGCGCCGTGCGCTCCAAGGGCAAGGGTACGGTCGGCTACTCTTGCTGACTACACTCCATCATCTGTATGAGGCCGGCTACCAGCGCATTCAGATTGAGGTCGAAGAGCGTAATACACCGGCATACCGGCTCTACCGATCGTGTGGATTCATCCCAACTCGGTGGTATGGGGTCTATGAGAGGGCAGAGTGA
- a CDS encoding aminoacyl-tRNA deacylase has product MKCRERLEQYLHDNGVAYHLYHHAPAYTAQAVAEREHVPNQMVAKVVIAVADGELVMLVVPASRRVDLTKVRELLNASEVRLATEVELAEAFPDCEIGAIPPFGNLYQMPVYVDETLTADPIIFIQPGEHTTALSLSYSDFAELAQPTIASFVAEHRREVAAPHNDIKEMGAW; this is encoded by the coding sequence ATGAAGTGCCGCGAACGGCTCGAACAGTATCTGCACGACAATGGCGTCGCCTACCATCTTTACCATCACGCGCCGGCCTACACCGCACAGGCAGTGGCTGAGCGCGAGCACGTTCCGAACCAGATGGTGGCGAAGGTGGTGATTGCAGTGGCCGATGGCGAGCTGGTGATGCTGGTGGTGCCGGCCTCGCGCCGGGTTGATCTGACCAAGGTGCGCGAGTTGCTCAATGCCAGCGAGGTGCGGCTGGCGACCGAGGTAGAATTGGCCGAAGCCTTCCCGGATTGCGAGATCGGCGCTATTCCGCCGTTCGGCAATCTCTACCAGATGCCGGTATACGTTGACGAGACACTGACCGCCGATCCGATTATCTTCATCCAACCGGGAGAGCATACCACGGCGCTGAGCCTGTCTTACAGCGACTTTGCCGAGCTGGCGCAGCCAACCATCGCCTCGTTCGTCGCCGAGCACCGGCGCGAAGTGGCAGCGCCGCATAACGACATCAAAGAGATGGGTGCGTGGTAA
- a CDS encoding DUF2515 family protein: MPTKTDWCAIIDRHLPPVDQLVARNRAITAAYASWYLRQPWLFRWAGLAAFASAQVGIGIALAEQLRSPQRLIANSADLPTNPTISDLLGEPVGRGGNVALTMPVLLHATATDQLLTDLLIIKQANDAIFRDTGWAHLAYIYGGLVELERCVAESDQAILAAFRLLDEGAQRMCEPATFTHGWELVNQATITLLRHEQMTILPPYMAQLSDIGRLIASIGTWMDFTGGGPIGGPSFPTFFGLPAVLSGARSIANTTDRWTWIERDLLPAWLAYCAAYHTDGPLARRLQMLAAH, encoded by the coding sequence ATGCCCACCAAAACCGACTGGTGCGCCATCATCGATCGCCATTTGCCACCGGTTGACCAACTCGTCGCGCGCAATCGCGCTATCACCGCCGCCTACGCCAGTTGGTATCTGCGCCAGCCGTGGTTATTTCGCTGGGCCGGCTTGGCAGCGTTTGCTTCGGCTCAAGTCGGGATTGGTATTGCACTCGCGGAACAATTACGCTCGCCGCAGCGGCTCATTGCCAACAGTGCAGATCTGCCTACCAACCCGACTATCTCTGACCTACTGGGCGAACCGGTTGGTCGAGGAGGAAATGTAGCGCTCACGATGCCTGTCCTGTTGCACGCCACTGCTACCGATCAACTACTAACCGATTTGTTGATTATCAAACAAGCCAACGACGCCATCTTCCGCGATACCGGTTGGGCGCATTTGGCCTATATATACGGTGGGTTGGTCGAGCTTGAGCGGTGCGTTGCCGAGAGCGATCAGGCCATTCTCGCGGCGTTTCGCCTGCTTGATGAAGGCGCGCAACGTATGTGCGAACCAGCGACCTTCACTCACGGCTGGGAGTTGGTCAATCAGGCCACGATCACGCTGCTCCGTCACGAGCAGATGACGATCTTGCCACCGTATATGGCCCAGTTGTCAGACATTGGCCGGCTTATCGCATCAATCGGCACGTGGATGGACTTCACCGGCGGTGGGCCAATTGGTGGGCCTTCCTTCCCTACTTTCTTCGGTCTGCCGGCGGTGTTGAGCGGCGCGCGCAGCATTGCCAACACCACCGACCGCTGGACGTGGATCGAGCGCGATCTGTTGCCGGCGTGGTTGGCCTATTGCGCCGCGTACCATACCGATGGGCCACTTGCTCGTCGGTTGCAGATGTTGGCCGCGCATTGA
- a CDS encoding Trm112 family protein produces the protein MKNMLRILGIAAVIGLAIAIFRAVRQYQEDSVFDLTPATNSNTGNTGQRGSISPELLSMLADPGDKGPVELMVDANGKEWLVNRRNGYRYPIEDGIPIMLLEEGEKNKDESLIQK, from the coding sequence ATGAAGAACATGTTACGCATTCTCGGCATCGCCGCAGTGATCGGATTAGCAATTGCCATTTTCCGCGCCGTGCGCCAATATCAGGAAGATAGTGTGTTCGATCTGACCCCGGCCACGAATAGCAACACCGGCAATACGGGCCAACGCGGCAGCATTAGCCCCGAACTGCTAAGCATGCTGGCCGATCCCGGCGACAAGGGGCCGGTAGAGCTGATGGTTGATGCCAACGGCAAAGAGTGGCTGGTCAATCGACGCAACGGCTATCGCTACCCCATCGAGGATGGTATTCCGATTATGCTGCTCGAAGAGGGTGAGAAGAACAAAGACGAGAGCCTCATTCAGAAGTAG
- a CDS encoding tetratricopeptide repeat protein produces MPITICLQRTAIDRAEARINDQPLTSFEPAALLVDQPLFSQRPVPSDPLAYGRRLFAALGGDTLRVMLAALPRAPHHDSLIAIETDDPELAAIPWEYLHDGDEYLIFTYLFVREVPNAPLPAPPDPALPWRLVVMGSDPLVQEVRDPETGLFAGYAPLPRLKVVQELDLLRDDLARQTPPAPIRWQRIAPTRQALIDDLVTTEPILFHYTGHGDVENGKPVLCFDDGTGCMDPRPVADLAADLRGGTYFAFLNACRTADSREPGANLALALVRHGIPAVLGMQYQVLDEAAAHVARTFYRGLAAGQHPAQALYRARLQLKNQLRSEPREWAVPVLYLARGYVWQVQRPALNEPLPPLEPPAPNTAQLRAPDPASGRFVGRDRELLDLARLFINEQRRIVTIRGAGGMGKTALVNALAHRLRFHFRDGIVAISLFLPGENVPLRAATVRRSLADLLGIRHPAFDRPDAADAQELVLAEALRSRPRLLLIWDNYETVLWRLGREESDPRSAPFDEGQRAEAAAVQRLVRLLADKGVHLLFTTRQSPVGLAGEVFYPPAEQGHQLDGLEPRDSVSLLRNRVGQRVPSTAFLEQLAAAVGHNPLALELAAARWAKSHDDEATFLTNLRDELSKASDSSAQMYQQSSLEINVRLSLNALPADLRADLLALTIIANPLIVPQHGAVIWGLEDETRWFTEQAHTRLELLNQASLLQGQDYDEQRNRAFAYSMQPVIAGVLARLAQGADLSAARARYARWADQLVTRAYSSESGIDADAEVAALTHFFLADIAAAIPYLPPKQRGWAAWRAAWVFERLGQPTQAEQSIRLAETTASETENQELLSRVYHQQANLLVTRGDLDGALRLYEQSLAIKERLGDVQGKSATLHAMANVLVTRGDLDGALRLYEQSLAITERLGDVQGKSATLHQMAGVLVTRGDLDGALRLYEQSLAITERLGDVQGKSATLRDMAGVLVTRGDLDGALRLYEQSLAIQERLGDVQGKSATLHNMAGVLVTRGDLDGALRLYEQSLAIQERLGDVQGKSATLHAMANVLVRRGDLDGALRLYEQSLAIQERLGDVQGKSATLHAMANVLVTRGDLDGALRLYEQSLAITERLGDVQGKSATLRDMAGVLVTRGDLDGALRLYEQSLAITERLGDVQGKSATLHEMAGVLVTRGDLDGALRLYEQSLAIKERLGDVRGKSATLHNMAGVLVTRGDLDGALRLYEQSLAIQERLGDVRGKSATLHNMAGVLVRRGDLDGALRLYEQSLAITERLGDVQGKSATLRDMAGVLVTRGDLDGALRLYEQSLALDESLRDVRGKSATLHNMAGVLVTRGDLDGALRLYEQSLALDESLRDVRGKSATLHNMAGVLVTRGDLDGALRLYEQSLAIQERLGDVQGKSATLHNMAGVLVTRGDLDGALRLYEQSLAIQERLRDVRGKSATLIMMAQIQFVRGEHEQALSNARESLDLLQAIGAAPDAAKVAQIIQKMEAALAGGATLQPSEFTPARLVGALTGAVVLVKRGQMPGGGVRAELERLSTEETLTPITAALLAAIDGATDAAARLLTAAEPLLAQGTAAERADALVGIGNLANLLNDSATELRAREAAVTAFRAAGEDRQNLVNLRIALYNLAIFHAGQGNFAAAVPLLEEVVALDERTSHPDLASDRAKLDEMRRRAGGMPEVSLVDVIAQWRDGGRDDEQFVALLNLVCNLYVQTMRDGTRDRRYQLAADLAHLRAIRPLPIAGANDFLHVLQLCLRDEPGMAARAAQIRAALPAQLARALAAMEQQIRGEAVVPSADPDEQAAAAELAAMLSRLPPEQQAELLVLAQVVPLLQQGVRLLRQSGITAAERGRLADGLEHAATQAEAGERAGSPWLTAAAALRHLAAWLKGAPTEPDLLDEPYRSLVTALLKEVSDE; encoded by the coding sequence ATGCCGATCACAATCTGCTTACAGCGAACGGCCATAGATCGAGCAGAAGCACGGATTAACGATCAGCCTCTCACCTCCTTCGAGCCGGCTGCACTCCTGGTGGATCAACCGCTCTTCTCGCAACGCCCCGTGCCGAGTGATCCCCTGGCGTATGGCCGGCGCCTCTTTGCCGCGCTCGGCGGCGATACCCTGCGAGTGATGCTTGCTGCGCTGCCGCGCGCCCCTCATCACGACAGCCTGATCGCGATTGAGACCGATGACCCTGAACTGGCTGCTATTCCGTGGGAGTACCTCCACGACGGCGATGAGTATCTGATCTTCACCTATCTCTTTGTGCGCGAAGTGCCGAATGCGCCCCTCCCTGCGCCGCCCGATCCCGCCCTGCCCTGGCGCCTGGTCGTGATGGGCAGCGACCCGCTGGTCCAGGAAGTGCGCGACCCCGAGACCGGTTTGTTCGCCGGCTATGCGCCCCTGCCGCGGCTGAAGGTGGTGCAGGAGCTTGACCTGCTACGCGACGATCTGGCCCGCCAGACTCCGCCTGCACCGATCCGCTGGCAGCGCATCGCGCCTACCCGCCAGGCCTTGATTGATGATCTTGTGACCACGGAGCCGATCCTGTTTCACTACACCGGCCATGGTGACGTTGAGAACGGCAAGCCGGTTCTTTGCTTCGACGACGGCACCGGCTGTATGGATCCGCGTCCGGTGGCCGATCTGGCGGCGGATCTGCGTGGAGGGACCTATTTTGCCTTCCTGAACGCCTGCCGCACCGCCGACAGCCGCGAGCCGGGGGCCAACCTCGCCCTCGCGCTGGTGCGTCACGGCATCCCGGCGGTGCTGGGAATGCAATACCAGGTGCTCGACGAAGCCGCCGCCCATGTCGCCCGCACCTTCTACCGCGGGCTGGCTGCCGGCCAGCATCCGGCCCAGGCCCTCTATCGGGCACGCCTGCAACTCAAGAACCAGTTGCGCAGCGAGCCGCGCGAGTGGGCCGTGCCGGTACTCTATCTGGCCCGGGGTTATGTTTGGCAGGTGCAACGCCCGGCCCTGAACGAGCCACTGCCCCCGCTCGAACCACCGGCGCCAAACACCGCGCAACTACGCGCGCCTGATCCAGCATCCGGGCGTTTCGTTGGTCGCGACCGGGAGTTGCTGGATCTGGCACGCCTCTTCATCAACGAGCAGCGAAGGATCGTCACTATTCGCGGCGCGGGCGGGATGGGCAAAACAGCTCTGGTTAATGCCCTTGCCCACCGGCTGCGCTTTCACTTTCGCGACGGGATCGTGGCAATTAGCCTTTTCTTGCCCGGCGAAAACGTGCCGCTGCGTGCGGCTACTGTGCGCAGAAGTCTGGCCGATCTGCTGGGCATCCGGCATCCGGCTTTTGATCGTCCCGATGCGGCTGACGCGCAGGAGCTCGTGCTAGCGGAGGCCCTACGCTCCCGACCGCGCCTGCTGCTGATCTGGGACAATTACGAGACCGTGCTCTGGCGGCTGGGTCGTGAAGAGAGTGATCCGAGGAGTGCCCCCTTCGACGAAGGGCAGCGAGCCGAAGCGGCGGCCGTGCAGCGTCTGGTGCGGCTGCTGGCCGATAAAGGCGTGCATCTGCTCTTTACCACGCGCCAGTCGCCGGTTGGGCTGGCGGGCGAAGTTTTCTACCCACCCGCCGAACAGGGCCACCAGCTTGATGGACTGGAACCCCGCGATAGTGTGAGCCTGCTGCGCAACCGTGTCGGGCAGCGTGTTCCTTCAACCGCGTTTCTTGAGCAACTGGCGGCAGCCGTTGGCCACAACCCGCTCGCCCTGGAATTGGCCGCTGCACGCTGGGCAAAGAGCCATGATGACGAGGCGACCTTCCTCACCAACCTGCGCGATGAACTGAGCAAGGCAAGCGACTCTTCGGCTCAGATGTACCAGCAATCATCGCTCGAGATCAATGTGCGGCTCTCGCTCAACGCATTGCCCGCCGACCTGCGTGCAGATCTGCTGGCATTGACGATTATCGCCAACCCGCTGATCGTCCCGCAGCACGGCGCGGTGATCTGGGGGCTGGAAGACGAGACCCGGTGGTTTACCGAGCAGGCTCACACACGACTGGAGTTGCTGAACCAGGCTTCACTGCTGCAGGGGCAGGACTACGACGAGCAGCGCAACCGTGCGTTCGCCTACAGCATGCAACCGGTGATCGCCGGCGTTCTGGCGCGTCTGGCGCAGGGAGCGGACCTGAGCGCGGCGCGGGCGCGCTATGCACGCTGGGCCGATCAACTTGTCACACGAGCGTATAGCAGCGAGAGTGGTATCGATGCCGACGCCGAGGTTGCGGCGCTGACACACTTCTTCCTTGCCGACATCGCCGCCGCGATCCCATACCTCCCCCCCAAACAGCGTGGCTGGGCGGCATGGCGGGCGGCGTGGGTGTTTGAGCGGCTGGGCCAGCCCACACAAGCCGAGCAGAGCATCAGGCTGGCCGAGACAACGGCAAGCGAAACGGAGAACCAAGAGTTGCTGAGCCGGGTGTACCACCAGCAGGCAAACTTGCTGGTGACGCGCGGCGACCTCGACGGGGCGCTGCGGCTCTACGAGCAGTCCCTCGCCATCAAGGAACGCCTGGGCGATGTGCAAGGCAAGAGCGCCACGCTCCACGCTATGGCTAACGTGCTGGTGACGCGCGGCGACCTCGACGGGGCGCTGCGGCTCTACGAGCAGTCCCTCGCCATCACGGAACGCCTGGGCGATGTGCAAGGCAAGAGCGCCACGCTCCACCAAATGGCCGGCGTGCTGGTGACGCGCGGCGACCTCGACGGGGCGCTGCGGCTCTACGAGCAGTCCCTCGCCATCACGGAACGCCTGGGCGATGTGCAAGGCAAGAGCGCCACGCTCCGCGACATGGCCGGCGTGCTGGTGACGCGCGGCGACCTCGACGGGGCGCTGCGGCTCTACGAGCAGTCCCTCGCCATCCAGGAACGCCTGGGCGATGTGCAAGGCAAGAGCGCCACGCTCCACAACATGGCCGGCGTGCTGGTGACGCGCGGCGACCTCGACGGGGCGCTGCGGCTCTACGAGCAGTCCCTCGCCATCCAGGAACGCCTGGGCGATGTGCAAGGCAAGAGCGCCACGCTCCACGCTATGGCTAACGTGCTGGTGAGGCGCGGCGACCTCGACGGGGCGCTGCGGCTCTACGAGCAGTCCCTCGCCATCCAGGAACGCCTGGGCGATGTGCAAGGCAAGAGCGCCACGCTCCACGCTATGGCTAACGTGCTGGTGACGCGCGGCGACCTCGACGGGGCGCTGCGGCTCTACGAGCAGTCCCTCGCCATCACGGAACGCCTGGGCGATGTGCAAGGCAAGAGCGCCACGCTCCGCGACATGGCCGGCGTGCTGGTGACGCGCGGCGACCTCGACGGGGCGCTGCGGCTCTACGAGCAGTCCCTCGCCATCACGGAACGCCTGGGCGATGTGCAAGGCAAGAGCGCCACGCTCCACGAAATGGCCGGCGTGCTGGTGACGCGCGGCGACCTCGACGGGGCGCTGCGGCTCTACGAGCAGTCCCTCGCCATCAAGGAACGCCTGGGCGATGTGCGCGGCAAGAGCGCCACGCTCCACAACATGGCCGGCGTGCTGGTGACGCGCGGCGACCTCGACGGGGCGCTGCGGCTCTACGAGCAGTCCCTCGCCATCCAGGAACGCCTGGGCGATGTGCGCGGCAAGAGCGCCACGCTCCACAACATGGCCGGCGTGCTGGTGAGGCGCGGCGACCTCGACGGGGCGCTGCGGCTCTACGAGCAGTCCCTCGCCATCACGGAACGCCTGGGCGATGTGCAAGGCAAGAGCGCCACGCTCCGCGACATGGCCGGCGTGCTGGTGACGCGCGGCGACCTCGACGGGGCGCTGCGGCTCTACGAGCAGTCCCTCGCCTTGGATGAAAGCCTACGCGATGTGCGCGGCAAGAGCGCCACGCTCCACAACATGGCCGGCGTGCTGGTGACGCGCGGCGACCTCGACGGGGCGCTGCGGCTCTACGAGCAGTCCCTCGCCTTGGATGAAAGCCTACGCGATGTGCGCGGCAAGAGCGCCACGCTCCACAACATGGCCGGCGTGCTGGTGACGCGCGGCGACCTCGACGGGGCGCTGCGGCTCTACGAGCAGTCCCTCGCCATCCAGGAACGCCTGGGCGATGTGCAAGGCAAGAGCGCCACGCTCCACAACATGGCCGGCGTGCTGGTGACGCGCGGCGACCTCGACGGGGCGCTGCGGCTCTACGAGCAGTCCCTCGCCATCCAGGAACGCCTACGCGATGTGCGCGGCAAGAGCGCCACGCTGATCATGATGGCGCAGATACAGTTTGTGCGGGGTGAACATGAGCAAGCGTTGAGCAATGCTCGTGAGAGTCTGGATCTGCTTCAGGCTATAGGCGCGGCGCCCGATGCAGCCAAAGTAGCCCAGATTATTCAGAAGATGGAAGCGGCGTTGGCAGGTGGGGCAACGCTACAACCGTCTGAGTTCACACCCGCCAGACTGGTTGGCGCACTCACCGGGGCAGTGGTGCTGGTCAAACGCGGCCAGATGCCGGGTGGCGGTGTGCGGGCCGAGCTGGAACGCCTGTCCACTGAAGAAACGCTGACGCCTATTACTGCCGCGCTGCTGGCGGCCATTGATGGTGCGACCGATGCCGCAGCGCGGCTGCTAACCGCCGCCGAACCGCTGCTTGCCCAAGGTACAGCCGCTGAACGCGCTGACGCGCTGGTAGGAATCGGCAACCTGGCCAATCTACTCAATGATAGTGCAACTGAACTGCGCGCGCGGGAAGCCGCCGTGACGGCATTCCGCGCGGCGGGTGAAGATCGTCAGAACCTGGTGAACTTGCGCATCGCGCTGTACAACCTGGCGATCTTTCACGCCGGCCAGGGGAACTTTGCTGCAGCCGTACCCCTACTCGAAGAGGTTGTCGCCCTCGACGAGCGCACCAGCCACCCCGATCTGGCCAGCGACCGGGCGAAGCTCGACGAGATGCGGCGGCGTGCCGGTGGCATGCCGGAGGTGTCTCTGGTTGATGTCATCGCGCAATGGCGCGACGGTGGCCGCGATGACGAACAATTTGTGGCGCTGCTCAACCTGGTCTGCAACCTCTATGTCCAGACGATGCGTGATGGCACGCGAGATCGGCGCTACCAACTGGCAGCAGATCTGGCGCATTTGCGCGCGATCCGGCCCTTGCCGATCGCCGGAGCGAATGATTTTCTGCACGTGTTGCAGCTCTGCCTGCGCGATGAGCCGGGGATGGCTGCGCGCGCGGCCCAGATCCGGGCGGCGCTCCCCGCGCAACTGGCCCGGGCGCTGGCCGCGATGGAGCAGCAGATCCGTGGGGAAGCTGTGGTTCCGTCGGCAGACCCTGACGAGCAGGCGGCTGCCGCAGAGCTGGCGGCCATGCTGAGCCGCCTGCCGCCCGAACAACAGGCCGAACTGCTCGTGCTGGCCCAAGTGGTGCCGCTCCTGCAACAGGGGGTGCGGCTGCTCCGCCAATCGGGCATCACCGCCGCCGAGCGGGGTCGGCTTGCCGATGGCCTTGAACATGCCGCCACGCAAGCTGAGGCCGGCGAGAGGGCAGGTTCACCGTGGCTGACCGCAGCGGCGGCGCTGCGCCACCTTGCCGCCTGGCTGAAGGGTGCTCCCACCGAGCCTGACTTGCTCGATGAACCTTACCGTAGCCTAGTGACGGCGCTGCTGAAGGAGGTCAGCGATGAGTGA
- the trpB gene encoding tryptophan synthase subunit beta: MQDVVSRPGRFGPYGGRYVPETLMPAVSALEEAYEAAKADPSFWEELAALHRTYTGRPTPLTFAARLTAHCGGARIYLKREDLAHTGAHKINNALGQGLLAKRMGKRRVIAETGAGQHGVATATVCALLGLECVVYMGVDDMARQRPNVFRMRLLGAEVRGVSSGSRTLKDAINEAMRDWVTNPDSYYLLGSALGPHPYPTMVRDFQRVIGIEAREQIIAATGRLPDMVIACVGGGSNAIGIFHPFLDDPEVALRGVEAGGRGERLGEHAARFRAVTPGVLQGTFSYVLQDEFGQIALTHSVSAGLDYASIGPEHAWLHDTGRATYTAAGDDEALAAFQLLAKLEGIIPALESAHAVAEAIKVAPTMRPDQTILVNLSGRGDKDIFTVADLLGVEI; the protein is encoded by the coding sequence ATGCAGGATGTTGTTTCACGACCGGGACGATTCGGTCCATATGGTGGTCGGTATGTACCTGAAACGCTGATGCCGGCGGTTAGTGCGTTAGAGGAGGCGTATGAAGCAGCCAAAGCCGATCCATCGTTTTGGGAAGAATTAGCAGCCCTCCACCGCACCTATACCGGTCGACCAACACCGTTAACCTTTGCCGCCCGATTAACTGCCCACTGCGGTGGCGCACGCATCTATCTCAAGCGCGAAGATTTGGCCCATACCGGCGCACACAAGATCAACAATGCGCTCGGGCAGGGCTTGTTGGCGAAACGAATGGGCAAGCGGCGCGTGATTGCCGAAACCGGCGCCGGTCAGCATGGGGTAGCGACTGCCACCGTCTGCGCGTTGCTCGGTCTGGAGTGCGTGGTCTATATGGGGGTCGATGATATGGCCCGCCAGCGTCCCAATGTCTTCCGTATGCGGTTGCTGGGGGCTGAAGTACGTGGGGTGAGCAGTGGTTCACGCACGTTAAAAGACGCGATCAACGAAGCAATGCGCGATTGGGTGACGAATCCGGACAGCTATTACCTGCTTGGCTCGGCGCTGGGGCCGCACCCCTACCCGACCATGGTGCGCGACTTTCAGCGCGTCATCGGGATTGAAGCGCGCGAGCAAATCATCGCTGCCACCGGTCGGTTGCCCGATATGGTAATTGCCTGTGTGGGCGGTGGCTCGAACGCCATCGGTATCTTTCACCCGTTCCTCGACGATCCTGAGGTAGCGTTGCGTGGCGTTGAAGCCGGTGGACGCGGTGAACGACTCGGTGAACATGCCGCTCGCTTTCGTGCCGTGACTCCCGGTGTGCTGCAGGGCACCTTTTCGTATGTGCTACAAGACGAGTTCGGGCAGATCGCGCTTACCCATTCAGTCAGTGCCGGCTTGGATTATGCCAGCATCGGTCCCGAACACGCATGGCTCCACGATACTGGACGGGCGACCTACACTGCTGCCGGTGATGACGAGGCGTTGGCCGCGTTCCAGTTATTGGCCAAGCTCGAAGGGATTATCCCAGCATTAGAGAGTGCCCACGCGGTGGCCGAGGCGATCAAGGTCGCCCCGACAATGCGGCCTGATCAGACCATTCTGGTGAACTTATCGGGGCGAGGCGATAAAGATATCTTTACCGTCGCTGATCTGTTAGGGGTCGAAATCTAG
- a CDS encoding diacylglycerol/lipid kinase family protein produces MTTTVILNPAAGRGLAGRRRNAIEAALRDHAIEYEIVTTHARGGATELAIQAIQRGAERVVAVGGDGTINEVVNGIIDSRTGNKVALGIIPLGTGSDFVKSLPGVRPGDIAGAVQRLASNHTQAIDVGRIRVTAGRLTLQRCFINGLGMGLDAAVAVESLKIKWLRGFAVYLISVFKALATYRPGPMTVRFDGQRVSRQLFFASVGNGRCQGGGFWMTPDAKLDDGLLDLCIVDTMPISRALRKIPLLMRGVHTNEPEVTMARARRIEVTCPTPIPVATDGEVIATAAQRVEVEVLPRAVQLVV; encoded by the coding sequence ATGACAACGACAGTCATCTTGAATCCGGCGGCGGGTCGCGGTCTAGCCGGACGACGACGGAACGCCATTGAAGCAGCCTTACGCGATCACGCCATTGAGTACGAGATCGTGACTACCCACGCCCGCGGTGGCGCAACTGAATTGGCGATTCAAGCCATTCAGCGCGGCGCCGAGCGGGTCGTCGCAGTGGGTGGTGACGGCACGATCAACGAAGTCGTCAATGGAATCATCGATAGCCGCACCGGCAACAAGGTCGCACTCGGGATTATTCCACTGGGTACCGGCAGTGATTTCGTCAAATCACTGCCCGGCGTGCGTCCGGGAGATATTGCCGGTGCAGTGCAACGGCTGGCCAGCAACCACACACAGGCGATTGATGTAGGCCGGATTCGAGTTACAGCCGGTCGCTTGACGTTGCAGCGCTGTTTCATCAACGGTCTTGGGATGGGCCTTGACGCAGCAGTAGCCGTCGAAAGCCTGAAGATCAAATGGCTGCGTGGGTTTGCCGTGTACCTGATCTCGGTGTTCAAGGCGCTCGCTACTTATCGACCGGGCCCAATGACGGTACGCTTCGATGGGCAACGGGTAAGTCGTCAGCTTTTCTTTGCCAGTGTTGGTAATGGCCGGTGCCAGGGCGGTGGTTTTTGGATGACACCGGACGCGAAATTGGACGATGGTCTGCTCGATCTGTGCATCGTCGACACAATGCCGATCTCACGTGCGCTGCGCAAGATTCCGCTGTTGATGCGCGGGGTGCATACTAACGAGCCGGAAGTGACGATGGCCCGCGCTCGTCGGATTGAGGTGACGTGCCCGACGCCGATCCCGGTCGCGACCGATGGGGAAGTGATCGCAACGGCGGCGCAGCGGGTTGAGGTCGAAGTGCTGCCGCGAGCCGTGCAATTGGTGGTATGA